One Mycobacteroides salmoniphilum DNA segment encodes these proteins:
- a CDS encoding cytochrome ubiquinol oxidase subunit I: MNALDVSRWQFGITTVYHFILVPLTIGLAPLLAIMQTAWVVTGNNAWYRLTRFFGKLFLINFALGVATGIVQEFQFGMNWSEYSRFVGDVFGAPLALEGLVAFFLESTFLGLWIFGWTRLPKLVHLGCIWMVAIGVNASAFFIIAANSFMQHPVGAIYNPGTGRAELTSITELLTNNTALAAVPHTIAGSLLTAGTFVAGICGWWMVRSHKLGTLEDARTMYRPAAIGACAVMILSGVGLAFTGDVQGKLMFQQQPMKMASAESLCYTEKDPKFSVLTVGTHNNCASVVHAISVPYVLPFLAEGKFSDVTLKGVEDLQKEYEQKFGPRNYRPNLFVTYWAFRAMIGLAAGSAVLALAGLWVTRRGRIPNQRWFAWLSILAIPTPFLANSAGWVFTEMGRQPWVVAPNPTGVEQIRLTVDVAVSHHSAATVWLSLVTFTLLYGSLGVVWFWLIRRYTIEGPLEHDTEPAAPVTDDDSLKPLSFAY, from the coding sequence ATGAACGCCCTGGATGTATCCCGATGGCAATTCGGCATCACCACCGTGTACCACTTCATCTTGGTGCCGTTGACCATTGGGCTTGCACCGCTGCTGGCCATCATGCAGACAGCGTGGGTCGTCACCGGCAACAACGCCTGGTACCGCCTCACCCGGTTCTTCGGCAAGCTGTTCCTCATCAACTTCGCGTTGGGTGTAGCCACGGGCATCGTGCAGGAATTCCAGTTCGGGATGAACTGGAGTGAGTACTCCCGCTTCGTGGGCGACGTGTTTGGCGCTCCCCTAGCTCTCGAAGGGCTCGTGGCCTTCTTTCTGGAGTCAACCTTCCTGGGTTTATGGATATTTGGATGGACGCGCCTGCCCAAGCTGGTGCACCTCGGGTGCATCTGGATGGTGGCGATCGGCGTCAATGCCTCGGCCTTCTTCATCATTGCCGCCAACTCATTCATGCAGCACCCGGTGGGTGCCATCTACAACCCGGGAACCGGTCGGGCCGAGCTGACCAGCATCACCGAGCTCCTCACCAACAACACAGCCTTGGCCGCCGTTCCGCACACCATCGCCGGATCCTTGCTCACGGCAGGAACATTCGTCGCCGGCATCTGTGGCTGGTGGATGGTCCGTTCGCATAAGCTCGGCACTCTGGAGGACGCGCGCACGATGTACCGGCCCGCCGCGATTGGCGCGTGTGCGGTCATGATCCTGTCCGGGGTCGGCCTGGCATTCACCGGTGACGTTCAGGGCAAGCTGATGTTCCAGCAGCAGCCCATGAAGATGGCCTCGGCCGAATCCCTGTGTTACACCGAGAAAGACCCCAAGTTCTCGGTATTGACCGTGGGCACCCACAACAACTGCGCCAGCGTCGTACACGCCATCTCCGTTCCCTATGTCCTGCCGTTCCTGGCCGAGGGAAAGTTCAGCGACGTCACCCTCAAAGGGGTGGAAGACCTGCAGAAGGAATACGAGCAGAAATTCGGCCCGCGTAACTATCGCCCGAATCTCTTTGTCACCTACTGGGCCTTTCGCGCGATGATCGGACTGGCTGCGGGATCTGCCGTGCTGGCATTGGCGGGACTCTGGGTCACCCGGCGCGGACGGATCCCGAATCAGCGGTGGTTCGCCTGGCTGTCAATCTTGGCCATTCCGACCCCCTTTCTGGCCAACAGCGCCGGGTGGGTGTTCACCGAGATGGGGCGACAACCCTGGGTGGTTGCCCCCAATCCCACCGGGGTGGAACAGATCCGGCTTACCGTAGACGTGGCGGTCTCCCACCATTCCGCGGCGACGGTGTGGCTGTCCCTCGTCACGTTCACCCTGCTCTACGGTTCGCTGGGTGTGGTGTGGTTCTGGCTCATCCGCCGTTACACCATCGAAGGGCCTCTCGAACACGACACCGAGCCCGCAGCACCCGTCACCGATGACGACAGCCTCAAACCGCTGTCCTTCGCCTACTAG
- the cydB gene encoding cytochrome d ubiquinol oxidase subunit II, whose amino-acid sequence MNPTTLQQFWFIVVAALFLGFLVLEGFDFGVGMLMHPLGRGDDRRRRAVLNTIGPVWDGNEVWLITAGGAMFAAFPDWYATVFSGLYLPLLLILVAMIVRIVAIEWRGKINDPRWRARCDLGIAIGSWIPALLWGVAFSSLLAGLPVDSAKQLSLTIGDVLRPYVLLGGVVFVGLFAFHGALFISLKTAGAVREDAVSIARTLAIPVIAAAGGYGLWTQLAYGKSWTWIALAIAALSLVGAAAASRISRDGWAFACTCLTVVAVVTLLFGSLYPNLIVSSLDPAYNLTVTSASSSPYTLRVMSWAAAVTAPVVLIYQGWTYWVFRQRISADQIPDPVGLPVR is encoded by the coding sequence ATGAATCCGACAACATTGCAACAGTTCTGGTTCATCGTCGTAGCGGCGTTGTTTCTCGGCTTCCTCGTACTCGAAGGTTTTGACTTCGGTGTCGGAATGCTCATGCATCCACTCGGCCGCGGTGACGATCGCCGACGACGAGCCGTGCTGAACACCATCGGGCCGGTATGGGATGGCAACGAGGTCTGGCTCATCACCGCGGGCGGCGCGATGTTCGCAGCCTTTCCGGACTGGTACGCGACGGTGTTTTCCGGCCTGTACCTTCCGCTGCTGCTCATTCTTGTGGCCATGATCGTCAGGATCGTCGCCATCGAATGGCGGGGAAAGATCAACGACCCCCGCTGGCGTGCCCGCTGCGACCTCGGGATAGCCATCGGATCCTGGATACCCGCACTGCTGTGGGGTGTCGCGTTCTCGTCGCTGCTCGCCGGGCTCCCGGTGGACAGCGCCAAGCAGCTCAGCCTGACGATCGGCGATGTACTCAGACCGTATGTCCTGCTGGGTGGCGTGGTTTTCGTGGGGCTCTTCGCCTTTCACGGTGCATTGTTCATCTCGCTCAAGACTGCGGGCGCGGTGCGCGAGGACGCTGTCTCGATAGCACGCACATTAGCGATTCCCGTGATTGCCGCGGCCGGCGGATACGGATTATGGACACAGCTCGCCTACGGCAAGAGTTGGACGTGGATCGCGCTCGCCATCGCCGCGTTGTCGCTGGTGGGTGCGGCGGCCGCGTCGCGAATCTCTCGTGACGGCTGGGCCTTTGCCTGCACATGCCTGACGGTGGTCGCGGTCGTCACCCTGTTGTTCGGCTCCCTCTACCCGAATCTCATTGTCTCCAGCCTTGATCCGGCCTACAACCTGACGGTGACATCCGCGTCGTCAAGCCCGTACACGCTCCGGGTCATGAGCTGGGCGGCGGCGGTCACAGCTCCCGTTGTGCTGATCTACCAAGGCTGGACATATTGGGTTTTCCGGCAGCGCATCTCGGCCGACCAGATTCCCGACCCCGTCGGGCTACCCGTGCGATGA
- the cydD gene encoding thiol reductant ABC exporter subunit CydD translates to MTPSRGAPVDPRLWRRSAPARRYLILTVLCELVMTACTLAIAVVLAHALARLITDPASRDMAHMGQALTLLVVLWTLRAAAQGVQTRFSERGATGVIADLDDQLLSTMAQAQPRELERCRDAATTVLTRGLDDLRPYFAGYLPAVLSAAIVTPAAAVVIALSDIRSAIIVAITLPLIPIFMILIGLLTRDRAEAALNASTAVTSQILDVITGIPTLRALGRSATPLRRITELGASQRRSVMATLRVAFLSAMVLEMIATLSVALIAVSIGMRLVFGHLDLTTALTVLILAPEVYWPLRRVGIQFHSAADGKAAADKAFELLDTIGGPAADSGTVVPRRHPLIELDAVSVADRSGYAPWELSGKIRARAVTVLTGHNGAGKSTVLHTITGLTTPAQGRVLVDGVSLDQIQRDMWWSMIGWLPQRPVLIPGTVRENLEIFGALDDLESALADSQFDSTLATLRDGLDTRLGAGGAGLSLGERQRLCLARALGTNRPILLLDEPTAHLDADTEASVLAALVARARRGATVVLVGHRAPVLAAADAVLTVQARHAAHL, encoded by the coding sequence ATGACACCATCGCGCGGTGCCCCGGTCGATCCGCGGCTGTGGCGCCGCAGCGCCCCAGCCCGCCGCTACCTGATCCTGACGGTGCTCTGCGAGCTGGTGATGACGGCCTGCACGCTCGCGATCGCAGTGGTTCTGGCGCATGCTCTTGCCCGGCTGATCACCGATCCGGCGTCTCGCGACATGGCCCATATGGGGCAGGCGCTCACCCTCCTCGTCGTGCTCTGGACTCTTCGGGCCGCGGCCCAGGGTGTGCAGACCCGGTTCAGCGAGCGGGGCGCGACCGGCGTCATCGCCGATCTCGACGACCAGTTGTTGTCAACGATGGCCCAGGCACAGCCGCGTGAGCTGGAGCGTTGTCGGGACGCGGCCACGACGGTATTGACCCGGGGACTGGACGACCTGCGCCCCTACTTCGCCGGATACCTGCCCGCGGTCCTCAGCGCCGCCATCGTGACACCCGCCGCAGCCGTAGTGATCGCTCTATCCGATATCCGATCGGCCATCATCGTCGCCATCACCCTGCCGCTCATACCGATCTTCATGATTCTCATCGGCCTGCTCACCCGGGATCGTGCAGAGGCGGCGCTGAACGCCTCAACGGCCGTCACCAGTCAGATTCTCGATGTGATCACGGGTATCCCGACCCTCCGCGCCCTCGGGCGCTCCGCGACGCCATTGCGCCGGATCACCGAACTCGGTGCCTCGCAGCGCCGTTCCGTCATGGCGACGCTGCGGGTGGCGTTTCTGTCGGCGATGGTGCTCGAAATGATCGCGACGCTCAGCGTGGCGCTGATCGCGGTGAGCATTGGCATGCGTCTGGTCTTCGGACACCTCGATCTCACCACCGCGCTGACGGTGCTGATTTTGGCGCCCGAGGTGTATTGGCCGTTGCGGCGCGTAGGAATCCAGTTCCACAGCGCCGCCGATGGCAAGGCCGCCGCGGACAAGGCCTTCGAACTCCTGGACACCATCGGTGGACCGGCCGCCGATAGTGGAACGGTCGTTCCCCGCAGGCATCCGCTGATCGAGCTGGACGCCGTCAGTGTGGCCGACCGAAGTGGTTATGCACCATGGGAATTGAGCGGGAAAATCCGCGCCCGCGCTGTCACGGTACTCACCGGTCACAACGGCGCCGGAAAGTCGACGGTGCTGCACACGATTACCGGCCTCACCACACCCGCGCAGGGCCGGGTACTCGTGGACGGGGTATCGCTTGATCAGATCCAGCGCGATATGTGGTGGTCGATGATCGGATGGCTGCCGCAACGCCCGGTGCTGATACCCGGCACAGTGCGCGAGAATCTCGAAATATTCGGAGCGCTGGATGATCTGGAGTCTGCCCTGGCCGACAGCCAGTTCGACAGCACACTGGCGACACTGCGAGACGGATTGGACACCCGCCTGGGTGCGGGCGGCGCCGGGCTGTCACTGGGTGAACGCCAGCGGCTGTGCCTGGCCCGTGCGCTCGGTACCAATCGGCCGATCCTGCTACTCGACGAACCCACGGCGCACCTCGACGCCGATACCGAGGCCTCCGTGCTGGCCGCACTGGTGGCCCGCGCGCGCCGCGGCGCCACGGTGGTACTGGTGGGCCATCGAGCGCCCGTCCTGGCCGCCGCCGACGCAGTACTCACCGTGCAGGCAAGACATGCCGCGCACCTCTGA